Proteins from a genomic interval of Quercus lobata isolate SW786 chromosome 11, ValleyOak3.0 Primary Assembly, whole genome shotgun sequence:
- the LOC115967865 gene encoding uncharacterized protein LOC115967865, with amino-acid sequence MSHSAHSIPLIFPPDNSGSGGSASSETLPQSSHSISSIFQPYKSTESSESNERLPQCFHSIPLIFPPTDSTNSSSGSHSKQSDSSTNESTHQSTSTQLPELQDLHFNEVKHNFKRGNARSPLSIQAEDSYHFQTGLKKLIEEARQSWTYAIMWGLSYDHSGSSMLRWADGYYKGENELNSVITRSNVDDKDVSNTEWFFLKSKMQCFLNGSGHPGQAFVTSRLVWVAGLERLGSSSCNRARMGQVSGLQTMVWIPSANGIVEFGSTELIFQSTDLINKEIMMGRPRQLRAGLHDVPIQDDSFEEIRQMFATLKTMTEKHQACLSEQQVQNTEQRQNQSGASPALPLIPKDQIPVLLKQFRELIPPVFRRTTNPFKAEEWIKKMENIFITIGCIGDQRVTFATFMLEGEEANRWWAYEQRLLHEAGTQVTWEAFSKAFYEHYFPDSIRDQLESKFLKLIQGSKTVTEYEMKFLELVHYAPHVAEDEASKCRRFFEGLRKDIRSQIIPSMLRDFNMLIEQAKVVEKNYDQTHKVHESKRMRFAQRGGQNGRQHSSDGSTEGVRDTCHFCKRSHPAHKCPLITRACFQCGQTNHFARTKSSRDRLKGKRTKK; translated from the exons ATGTCACATTCTGctcattccattccattaaTCTTCCCACCAGACAATTCTGGGTCTGGTGGATCAGCATCTAGTGAGACTCTTCCACAGTCCTCTCATTCTATATCATCAATCTTCCAACCATACAAGTCTACTGAGAGTTCAGAATCCAATGAAAGACTCCCACAATGCTTTCATTCCATACCTTTAATCTTCCCACCAACCGATTCAACAAACAGTTCCTCTGGTTCTCATTCAAAGCAGTCAGACTCTTCTACCAATGAATCAACACACCAGTCTACTTCAACCCAATTGCCTGAACTGCAAGACCTTCATTTCAATGAAgtcaaacataattttaaacgtGGTAATGCTCGATCTCCTTTGTCAATTCAAGCTGAAGATAGTTATCATTTTCAAACTGGACTCAAAAAGCTTATAGAGGAGGCTCGCCAGAGCTGGACCTATGCCATTATGTGGGGTTTATCTTACGACCATTCTGGCTCTTCAATGTTGCGGTGGGCTGATGGGTACTACaaaggagaaaatgagctcAATTCAGTGATCACAAGATCTAATGTTGATGACAAAGATGTCAGCAATACTGAGTGGTTCTTTTTGAAGTCGAAGATGCAGTGCTTCTTGAACGGCAGTGGCCACCCAGGCCAAGCTTTTGTCACTTCAAGATTGGTCTGGGTGGCCGGGTTGGAGCGTCTAGGGAGCTCCTCGTGCAACCGGGCACGAATGGGGCAGGTCTCCGGGTTACAAACAATGGTATGGATACCCTCAGCAAACGGCATTGTGGAATTTGGCTCTACAGAGCTGATTTTCCAGAGCACGGATTTAATCAACAAG GAGATCATGATGGGAAGACCTAGACAACTGAGGGCTGGATTGCATGATGTACCTATTCAAGATGATAGTTTTGAAGAGATTCGTCAAATGTTTGCTACTCTGAAAACAATGACAGAGAAGCATCAAGCTTGTCTGTCTGAGCAACAGGTACAGAACACTGAGCAACGACAAAATCAGAGTGGAGCCTCCCCCGCCCTTCCTCTTATTCCTAAAGATCAAATCCCAGTTTTGTTAAAGCAATTCCGTGAGCTTATTCCACCTGTGTTTAGGCGAACGACTAACCCATTCAAGGCTGAGGAATGGATAAAGaagatggaaaatattttcattaccATTGGGTGCATAGGTGATCAACGTGTGACTTTTGCTACATTCATGTTAGAGGGAGAAGAGGCTAACCGTTGGTGGGCATATGAGCAAAGATTGTTGCATGAGGCTGGGACACAAGTAACATGGGAGGCATTCTCAAAGGCATTTTATGAGCATTACTTTCCTGATAGTATTCGAGATCAATTAGAGTCAAAATTTCTTAAACTCATACAAGGGAGCAAGACAGTTACAGAATATGAGATGAAATTCTTAGAGCTAGTACATTACGCCCCTCATGTTGCAGAAGATGAGGCTAGTAAATGTCGTAGGTTTTTTGAGGGGTTGAGGAAAGACATTAGGTCACAAATTATTCCCTCAATGCTAAGGGATTTCAATATGCTAATTGAACAAGCTAAGGTGGTAGAGAAAAATTATGATCAAACTCATAAGGTTCATGAGTCGAAAAGGATGAGATTTGCGCAAAGAGGAGGCCAAAATGGGAGACAACATAGTAGTGATGGATCTACTGAGGGGGTTAGAGACACTTGTCACTTCTGTAAGAGGAGCCACCCAGCACATAAATGTCCCTTGATTACAAGAGCTTGTTTTCAGTGTGGTCAAACTAACCATTTTGCTCGCACCAAATCTTCCAGGGATAGGCTTAAAGGTAAAAGGACCAAGAAATAG